One stretch of Desulfovibrionales bacterium DNA includes these proteins:
- the murC gene encoding UDP-N-acetylmuramate--L-alanine ligase has translation MYKTGQHVHFVGIGGIGMSGIAEVLINLGYKVSGSDLAETDITRRLSRLGCAVHKGHDPKNVHGADVLVTSSAVTRDNPEVQYAREAIIPVIPRAEMLAELMRLKYGIAVAGAHGKTTTTSMVATVLAQGGLDPTVVIGGKLNSLGSNAKLGQGKFLVAEADESDGSFMQLSPSIVVVTNVDVEHLDYYGNLECIKTTFLEFINKVPFYGIAIVCLDDNHIPSFIPYIKKRHATYGLSAQADFQARDVRWAGLGGRYIAYHLGQELGEINLNVPGIHNVYNSLAAVACGLELDIPFADIQAALQQFSGVQRRFQIKGEINGIIFVDDYGHHPTEIKATLTAMRQCWEEKRLIVIFQPHRYTRTQALFEDFVKAFYQTDVLILTEIYAAGEKPIPGVEAKDLCESIRRQGHKDVQFIPDRAAIASHLESIVRPGDVVLTLGAGNIWQVGEELLLRLGK, from the coding sequence ATGTATAAGACCGGTCAACATGTACATTTTGTAGGCATAGGCGGCATCGGCATGAGCGGCATAGCCGAGGTTCTAATCAACCTGGGCTATAAGGTCAGCGGCTCTGATCTGGCCGAGACGGATATTACCCGCCGCCTCAGCAGACTGGGTTGCGCCGTACATAAAGGACATGATCCCAAAAACGTGCATGGGGCCGATGTCCTGGTTACTTCTTCGGCCGTAACCAGGGACAACCCTGAGGTGCAGTATGCCCGGGAGGCTATAATCCCGGTCATCCCGCGAGCGGAGATGCTGGCGGAGTTGATGCGTCTGAAGTACGGCATTGCCGTGGCCGGCGCACACGGCAAGACCACCACCACTTCCATGGTAGCCACGGTACTGGCTCAGGGCGGTCTTGATCCCACGGTGGTTATCGGCGGCAAGCTCAACAGCCTGGGAAGCAACGCCAAGCTGGGACAGGGCAAATTTCTGGTGGCCGAGGCCGATGAGAGCGACGGTTCCTTCATGCAGCTTTCTCCAAGCATTGTGGTGGTAACCAATGTCGATGTCGAACACCTCGACTACTACGGCAACCTGGAGTGCATTAAAACTACCTTCCTCGAATTTATAAATAAAGTGCCCTTTTATGGGATAGCCATCGTCTGCCTGGACGATAACCATATTCCATCTTTTATCCCCTATATTAAAAAACGCCATGCTACCTATGGCCTCAGCGCTCAGGCCGATTTTCAGGCGCGGGATGTCCGCTGGGCAGGGTTGGGAGGACGCTATATTGCTTATCATCTGGGGCAGGAACTTGGAGAGATCAACCTGAACGTCCCCGGCATACATAATGTCTATAATTCCCTGGCGGCGGTGGCCTGCGGTCTGGAACTCGATATACCATTCGCCGACATACAGGCCGCCCTGCAACAATTCAGCGGCGTCCAGCGACGTTTTCAGATCAAAGGGGAAATCAACGGTATTATATTCGTAGATGATTACGGTCATCATCCCACGGAAATTAAGGCCACCCTTACCGCGATGCGACAATGCTGGGAAGAGAAGCGGCTCATCGTCATTTTCCAGCCTCACCGTTACACGCGGACGCAGGCCCTTTTCGAGGATTTTGTGAAGGCCTTTTACCAGACAGACGTGCTCATACTGACCGAGATTTATGCGGCCGGCGAGAAGCCGATCCCGGGTGTGGAGGCAAAAGATCTGTGTGAGAGTATCCGCCGGCAGGGGCATAAGGACGTGCAATTTATACCGGACAGAGCGGCTATAGCCTCTCATCTCGAGTCGATAGTCCGTCCCGGGGATGTGGTCTTGACCCTGGGAGCCGGCAATATCTGGCAGGTAGGAGAAGAGCTGCTGCTGCGGCTTGGAAAATGA
- the murB gene encoding UDP-N-acetylmuramate dehydrogenase: MNKRVKKQLEKLCDGAVLFDEPLARWTSLKVGGPAGALVMPRSLNALGQILAFARQEGVPYFVIGRGTNLVVKDRGFHGVVISLKMGFKKMTVTDSKDRPTVLVTVEGGVYLPQLVRFTAKAGFSGLEFAAGIPGSTGGAISMNAGSWGGEIKDRLQEISVLDEEGKVRRWERSRLSFGYRTLLAPKRGAILSGTFCLERSNPGQVQDMVTSNLARKRATQPLRQPSAGSIFKNPAGLAAGKLIEMAGLKGMRCGGALVSRKHANFIVNTGGATASDILGLLGLVRDQVQARFGVKLEPEVEIIGA; encoded by the coding sequence ATGAACAAAAGGGTAAAAAAGCAATTAGAGAAGTTATGTGACGGCGCGGTACTGTTTGATGAGCCGCTGGCGCGGTGGACATCCCTTAAAGTGGGCGGACCGGCCGGCGCCCTGGTTATGCCCCGCAGTCTCAACGCCCTGGGACAAATCCTGGCATTTGCGCGCCAGGAAGGCGTACCTTATTTTGTTATCGGCCGGGGGACAAATCTGGTAGTTAAAGACCGTGGATTTCACGGTGTAGTTATCTCCCTGAAGATGGGATTCAAAAAGATGACGGTCACGGACTCAAAGGACAGGCCTACCGTTTTGGTTACCGTGGAGGGAGGGGTTTATCTCCCGCAACTGGTTCGGTTTACGGCCAAGGCCGGATTTTCCGGCCTGGAGTTTGCTGCCGGTATCCCCGGCTCAACAGGTGGAGCCATATCCATGAACGCCGGCTCCTGGGGCGGTGAGATAAAAGACCGGTTGCAAGAGATCAGCGTCCTGGATGAGGAAGGAAAAGTCAGGCGATGGGAGAGGAGCCGGCTCTCCTTTGGCTATCGCACTCTTTTAGCCCCTAAAAGGGGCGCCATCCTTTCCGGAACTTTTTGCCTGGAGAGGAGCAATCCCGGGCAGGTTCAGGATATGGTTACCTCTAATCTGGCGCGTAAACGCGCCACCCAGCCCCTTCGTCAGCCCAGCGCCGGTTCTATTTTTAAAAACCCGGCCGGTCTGGCCGCCGGTAAATTGATCGAGATGGCCGGATTAAAGGGTATGCGTTGTGGAGGGGCCTTGGTATCACGGAAGCACGCCAATTTCATAGTCAATACCGGCGGGGCCACGGCCTCGGATATCCTCGGCCTGCTGGGCCTGGTTCGCGATCAGGTCCAGGCCCGCTTTGGAGTGAAATTGGAGCCGGAGGTAGAGATCATTGGTGCGTAG
- a CDS encoding FtsQ-type POTRA domain-containing protein — MRSYKRMPQRADSRRKRRIILLLGLALLLSLSAGGIFLTRTCCRWMYQSSLFRINSVHITGCQRISKEEMRNLANVDIHSNILAIDADKIGRTLETHPWVKQAVVRKELPDRLYIRIVEKQPVALLQDNGLYYVDKEGVIIARTNLAENMDYPIITGLKKGDLLSDSEKVGHLRELLPLLYAKKNVEDVLPARNISEIHIDPRMGLVLHTVDGRFPIRMGMGDMAKKFRRLEMVLYDLYLKEAYNSVSYVDCEYYNGKIMIRKTINLS, encoded by the coding sequence GTGCGTAGCTATAAAAGGATGCCTCAAAGGGCGGACAGCCGCCGTAAAAGGCGCATAATCTTATTGCTTGGCCTGGCGCTGCTGCTGTCTTTGTCCGCGGGCGGCATCTTTTTGACAAGGACCTGTTGCCGCTGGATGTATCAATCCAGCCTCTTTCGTATTAATTCAGTGCACATTACCGGATGCCAGCGCATTTCCAAGGAAGAGATGCGTAATCTGGCCAATGTGGATATACACAGCAATATACTGGCTATTGATGCGGATAAAATCGGCCGGACACTGGAGACGCACCCCTGGGTCAAACAGGCCGTCGTGCGCAAGGAACTGCCCGACCGCCTTTATATCCGCATCGTGGAAAAACAGCCGGTAGCGCTGCTGCAGGATAACGGGCTTTATTACGTTGATAAAGAGGGCGTAATAATCGCGCGGACAAATCTGGCTGAGAATATGGATTATCCGATTATAACCGGCTTAAAGAAGGGAGATCTGCTCTCTGATTCGGAAAAGGTCGGGCATCTGCGGGAGCTTTTGCCGCTTCTCTATGCCAAAAAGAACGTTGAAGATGTGCTGCCGGCCAGAAATATCTCCGAAATCCACATAGACCCCAGGATGGGCCTGGTTCTACATACAGTAGACGGCCGCTTTCCCATAAGAATGGGGATGGGAGATATGGCAAAAAAATTCAGGCGACTGGAAATGGTCCTTTACGACCTTTATTTGAAGGAGGCCTATAATTCGGTCAGCTATGTGGATTGCGAGTATTATAATGGAAAAATTATGATCCGGAAGACCATCAACCTATCCTAG
- the ftsA gene encoding cell division protein FtsA, with the protein MDKDQGDIIVGLDIGTTKICAVVGEVKENTIKIVGVGSHPSIGLRKGVVVNIESTVNSIQKAVEEAELMAGCEIKSVYAGIAGSHIKGFNSHGVIAIKGREVGQNDIDRVIDAARAVAIPMDREVIHILPQEYIVDDQDGILDPLGMTGVRLEAKVHIITGAVTSAHNIIKCCNRAGLDVCDIVLESLASAEAVLSNEEKDLGVALIDFGGGTTDLAVFTGGSIRHTSVLGLGGNNLTNDIAVGLRTPMAEAEKIKVKHGCCLNTMIQKDQTIEVPSVGGRKPRIVSRYILSEILEPRVEEVFSLIDQEIIRSGFKELVAAGLIVTGGSALLEGIPEMAEQIFNLPTRVGYPKGVTGLVDVINSPMYATAVGLLIYGLNNEPERKFRIRDEHIFNRVTNRMKRWFKDKIL; encoded by the coding sequence ATGGATAAAGATCAAGGGGATATTATTGTCGGCTTGGATATCGGCACGACCAAGATCTGTGCGGTAGTAGGAGAAGTAAAAGAAAATACGATAAAGATCGTGGGAGTCGGATCCCATCCGTCTATCGGCCTGCGCAAGGGTGTGGTGGTTAATATTGAAAGCACCGTCAACTCTATCCAGAAGGCCGTAGAAGAAGCAGAATTGATGGCGGGCTGTGAGATAAAGTCCGTCTATGCCGGTATCGCCGGCAGCCACATCAAAGGGTTTAACAGCCACGGCGTGATTGCCATTAAAGGGCGCGAGGTAGGGCAGAATGACATAGACCGGGTGATCGACGCGGCCCGGGCCGTAGCTATACCAATGGACCGCGAAGTCATCCACATCCTGCCGCAGGAATATATTGTAGATGATCAGGACGGCATACTTGACCCCTTAGGCATGACCGGTGTTCGCCTGGAGGCCAAGGTGCACATTATAACCGGGGCCGTTACCTCGGCGCACAACATAATAAAGTGTTGCAACCGGGCCGGACTGGATGTCTGCGATATAGTGCTGGAGTCTCTGGCCTCGGCGGAAGCGGTTTTGAGCAATGAAGAAAAAGACCTGGGGGTGGCGCTGATCGATTTTGGCGGCGGCACCACCGATTTAGCTGTTTTTACCGGCGGCAGTATAAGGCACACCTCGGTGCTGGGTCTGGGCGGCAACAACCTGACCAATGATATTGCCGTGGGCCTGCGCACACCCATGGCCGAGGCGGAAAAAATCAAGGTCAAACACGGTTGTTGTCTGAATACCATGATCCAGAAAGATCAGACCATCGAAGTCCCCAGCGTAGGCGGCAGGAAACCGCGCATCGTCTCGCGCTATATATTGAGTGAGATACTGGAGCCGCGGGTAGAAGAAGTTTTTAGCCTGATTGATCAGGAGATAATCCGTTCCGGTTTTAAGGAGCTTGTTGCCGCGGGTCTGATAGTTACCGGCGGCTCAGCCTTGCTGGAAGGCATACCGGAGATGGCCGAACAGATCTTCAACTTACCGACACGCGTTGGTTATCCCAAGGGCGTTACCGGGCTGGTGGATGTAATAAACAGTCCCATGTATGCGACGGCTGTGGGTCTTCTCATATACGGACTCAATAATGAACCGGAAAGAAAATTCCGCATCCGGGACGAGCATATCTTTAACCGGGTCACAAACCGGATGAAAAGATGGTTCAAAGATAAGATATTATAG
- the ftsZ gene encoding cell division protein FtsZ, which produces MLFTFAEDDYAAKIKVFGIGGGGTNAVRNMIRSDLKGVCFVAANTDAQALEVASADIKIQLGTEVTRGLGAGADPDKGRQAALESIDKIREALAGSDMVFVTAGMGGGTGTGGAPIVAQIGKELGALTVAVVTKPFHFEGKKRMRQAEDGIRELKKHVDTLITIPNDRLLSLAEKNATFLEMLKKADDVLLYAVRGISDVITVPGLINVDFADVRTIMSEMGLALMGTGIASGENRAIEAAQKAISSPLLEDISISGARGVLINISCNQSLTMDEVYAASSLIQKEAHEDANIIFGSVLDDALGDELRVTVIATGIHTEEESEKEASPPQTVLPRLQPRKQDAPARPWLGSRGPSSSPEGQTVERFQPRAVLPGNTNLQRKRSFSDAAAMDEEELDVPTFLRRQAD; this is translated from the coding sequence ATGCTCTTTACGTTTGCAGAAGATGATTACGCGGCGAAAATCAAGGTCTTCGGCATTGGCGGCGGCGGCACAAACGCGGTCAGAAATATGATCAGGTCCGACTTAAAGGGCGTTTGTTTTGTAGCCGCCAACACAGACGCCCAGGCCCTGGAAGTGGCCAGCGCAGACATTAAGATCCAGCTTGGCACGGAAGTAACCCGGGGGCTGGGGGCCGGGGCCGATCCGGACAAGGGCCGCCAGGCCGCCCTGGAGAGTATAGACAAGATACGCGAAGCCCTGGCCGGCAGTGACATGGTCTTCGTTACCGCCGGTATGGGCGGCGGGACCGGCACCGGCGGCGCGCCGATTGTGGCCCAGATCGGTAAGGAGCTGGGCGCCCTCACCGTAGCTGTAGTTACCAAGCCATTTCATTTTGAGGGGAAAAAACGCATGCGGCAGGCCGAAGACGGCATCCGCGAATTAAAAAAACATGTGGATACCCTCATCACTATCCCTAATGACCGCCTCCTGAGTCTTGCAGAAAAGAATGCTACTTTCCTCGAAATGCTGAAAAAGGCCGACGATGTGCTTCTTTATGCCGTAAGAGGGATCTCAGATGTAATTACCGTGCCCGGTCTCATCAACGTGGATTTTGCCGATGTCAGAACCATTATGTCGGAAATGGGCCTGGCCCTCATGGGCACCGGCATTGCCTCCGGCGAAAACCGGGCCATTGAGGCCGCTCAGAAGGCTATTTCCAGCCCCCTCCTGGAAGATATATCCATAAGCGGAGCGCGTGGAGTCTTGATCAACATCTCCTGTAACCAGAGTCTGACCATGGATGAGGTATATGCCGCCTCTTCCCTTATCCAGAAAGAGGCGCATGAAGATGCCAATATCATATTCGGTTCGGTTCTGGATGATGCCTTGGGTGATGAACTCCGCGTCACGGTCATCGCCACCGGCATCCATACAGAGGAAGAAAGCGAGAAGGAGGCATCCCCGCCTCAGACCGTTCTGCCGCGGCTTCAGCCCAGAAAACAGGATGCTCCGGCCCGGCCTTGGCTCGGGAGCAGAGGGCCGTCTTCGTCTCCGGAAGGCCAGACCGTGGAGCGTTTTCAGCCCAGGGCTGTACTGCCCGGAAATACTAACTTACAGCGAAAACGTAGTTTCTCCGATGCCGCGGCCATGGATGAAGAAGAACTGGATGTGCCGACATTTTTGCGCCGGCAGGCGGACTGA
- a CDS encoding radical SAM protein — translation MYKKQILSKELLAAEEGVIRKKWHGKLPVALIYPNHYHVGMSSLGYQVVYALFNRNPYVVCERVFLPEEGEPPVSIESRRPLADFKVLAFSLSFENDYLNVLKILRAAGIPIRTEDRSDNHPLVMAGGVATFLNPEPLAGYIDCFLLGEGEETIPPFLDLLIETQFAGRGRRKALRELASRLDGLYVPQFYHPGYDKRGRLISFEPDIGLPRRVKRMSVPTGKAAERHTIILTPNTEFGDKFLIEIGSGCSRGCRFCAAGFIYRPPRPWPEEVIDSVIAGAGDIDKVGLVGVEIADAGAIERICGHLIAHGKEVSFSSLRADCLTPELLATLKTAGLKTVTIAPDAGSERLRRVINKGLDEDTILEAAERLSQWDILNLKLYFMIGLPTEERGDVEAIVHLTKKIKHHVLKVGRDKRRMGAITLSVNCFVPKPWTPFQWVVMDELESLQDKVKIIKNGLSHEGNVRTTFDVPKWAYVQALLARGDRRVGSFLEAALKTGSWKKAYKEADLNPDFFVSRERDRDELFPWDFIDHGINKDYLWEEYQKALKAEKTIPCQVGICKRCGVC, via the coding sequence TTGTACAAAAAGCAGATTTTAAGCAAGGAACTTCTCGCCGCCGAAGAGGGAGTAATCAGGAAGAAATGGCACGGTAAATTACCCGTAGCCCTCATTTATCCCAACCATTACCATGTGGGCATGTCCAGCCTGGGCTATCAGGTTGTTTATGCCCTTTTTAATCGGAATCCATACGTGGTCTGTGAACGCGTCTTCCTGCCGGAGGAGGGCGAGCCTCCTGTTTCCATAGAGTCCCGCCGGCCCCTGGCCGATTTTAAGGTCCTGGCATTTTCCCTCTCTTTTGAAAACGATTATCTGAATGTCCTCAAGATTCTCCGGGCCGCGGGCATCCCCATACGGACGGAAGATCGCAGCGATAACCATCCCCTGGTCATGGCCGGGGGGGTAGCAACCTTCCTCAACCCGGAGCCATTGGCCGGATATATAGACTGCTTTTTACTGGGCGAGGGGGAAGAGACCATACCGCCTTTTCTCGATCTGTTGATAGAAACGCAGTTCGCCGGGCGGGGTCGCCGGAAGGCGCTCCGGGAACTGGCCTCCCGCCTTGACGGCCTCTATGTCCCGCAATTTTATCATCCGGGCTACGATAAAAGGGGACGGTTAATATCCTTTGAGCCGGACATAGGACTGCCGCGGAGAGTAAAGAGGATGAGTGTCCCTACAGGAAAGGCCGCCGAAAGACACACTATTATCCTTACCCCCAACACCGAATTTGGAGACAAATTTCTCATCGAGATAGGGAGCGGATGTTCGAGGGGATGTCGTTTCTGCGCAGCGGGGTTTATCTATCGTCCGCCCCGGCCCTGGCCTGAAGAGGTCATAGACAGCGTAATTGCCGGGGCCGGAGATATTGATAAGGTGGGTCTGGTAGGGGTAGAGATTGCCGATGCCGGGGCCATAGAGCGTATTTGCGGGCATCTTATCGCGCACGGTAAGGAGGTCTCGTTTTCGTCTCTGCGGGCGGACTGCCTGACGCCGGAACTCCTGGCTACCCTTAAAACCGCCGGGTTAAAGACGGTTACCATAGCGCCGGACGCCGGATCGGAGCGCCTGCGGCGTGTAATTAATAAGGGACTGGATGAAGACACTATATTGGAGGCCGCCGAGAGACTGTCGCAGTGGGACATCCTGAATCTCAAGCTCTATTTTATGATCGGTCTGCCGACCGAAGAAAGAGGGGATGTGGAGGCCATCGTCCATCTGACCAAGAAGATAAAACATCATGTCCTTAAAGTGGGTCGGGATAAAAGGCGCATGGGCGCCATAACGCTCAGTGTTAACTGTTTTGTGCCCAAGCCCTGGACGCCTTTCCAGTGGGTGGTTATGGATGAACTGGAGTCGTTACAGGATAAAGTCAAGATTATTAAGAATGGATTAAGCCATGAGGGAAACGTTCGAACCACGTTTGATGTGCCCAAGTGGGCTTACGTGCAGGCCCTCCTGGCCAGGGGAGATCGCCGGGTCGGGTCCTTCCTGGAGGCGGCACTAAAGACAGGTAGTTGGAAGAAGGCTTATAAAGAGGCGGACTTAAATCCTGATTTCTTTGTCTCACGCGAGCGGGATCGGGATGAACTCTTTCCCTGGGATTTTATCGATCACGGCATAAATAAAGACTACCTGTGGGAAGAATACCAAAAGGCCCTCAAGGCGGAAAAGACCATCCCCTGCCAGGTGGGAATATGCAAGCGGTGCGGGGTGTGCTGA
- a CDS encoding ribbon-helix-helix domain-containing protein produces MWITIAMVIHIQGGPIVTMRTVQMTLDDDLVEAVDRAAKRLHTSRSAFTRDALRDALTRYSVASLEQKHRRGYKAQPVKKGEFSLWEDEQAWGGE; encoded by the coding sequence ATGTGGATTACCATAGCTATGGTAATCCACATACAGGGAGGGCCGATAGTTACTATGAGAACTGTGCAGATGACACTCGATGACGATCTGGTAGAGGCGGTAGACCGTGCTGCGAAACGGCTTCACACATCACGATCGGCTTTTACCAGGGATGCGTTGCGTGATGCGCTCACGCGCTACAGTGTAGCAAGTCTCGAGCAGAAGCACCGCCGGGGATACAAGGCGCAACCCGTCAAGAAGGGCGAGTTCAGCTTGTGGGAAGATGAACAGGCGTGGGGGGGTGAATGA